The genome window AACAAGGTAGGCGTGAGGGAAATCGTTGCTATGAAACCGAGGGCTTAACCCTGCTTCTTCGCATATGGCCTCTACCTCTGTATGGCTGATACGGTCTTCCCGGGGAGGTCCTCCTGGGCCGGCATCGGGGCGCCAATCGGATATAAGGATATCCCCTGTGGGGTGCAGTACCCTTTTGCACTCGCGAAGGCTCTCTTGTGGGTGAGGTAGCTCATGGAAAACATTTACCATAATAATCAGGTCTATTTCCGCATCCTTGCAGGGGATACGATGATCCGTAAGAAGGAGGGGGTGTAGCTGCGGAAGGTGTGGACAGCATTCTGCCTTCATGTACTGTATCATTTCCGGAGAAATATCTGCGGCATACAAGAGCCCCGGTGCAGCCATGAGTGGTGCAAGGGCTTTGCTAAAAAAACCA of Chitinivibrio alkaliphilus ACht1 contains these proteins:
- a CDS encoding class I SAM-dependent methyltransferase → MCPHIFNPKKRDALNNPERHKDFPVEEILRQRKISPPRIALDLGAGTGFFSKALAPLMAAPGLLYAADISPEMIQYMKAECCPHLPQLHPLLLTDHRIPCKDAEIDLIIMVNVFHELPHPQESLRECKRVLHPTGDILISDWRPDAGPGGPPREDRISHTEVEAICEEAGLSPRFHSNDFPHAYLVHCSH